In Vibrio sp. 10N, the following proteins share a genomic window:
- the secE gene encoding preprotein translocase subunit SecE — MKANAETPDSSNAADVIKWIVAFALLAAAVVGNYLYGELSVVLRAAGVVVLIAAALGVAATTTKGKAAITFAREARVEVRKVVWPTRQETMQTTLIVLAVSIVMALALWGIDGIMVRLVAFITGL, encoded by the coding sequence ATGAAAGCAAACGCTGAAACTCCTGATAGCTCAAATGCAGCAGATGTAATTAAGTGGATCGTCGCTTTTGCGCTGCTAGCCGCCGCTGTTGTGGGTAATTACCTGTACGGAGAGCTATCTGTAGTTCTTCGCGCTGCAGGTGTAGTTGTATTAATTGCCGCGGCACTTGGTGTTGCAGCTACAACAACAAAAGGTAAGGCAGCTATCACGTTCGCACGTGAAGCACGCGTGGAAGTTCGCAAAGTGGTTTGGCCAACACGCCAAGAAACGATGCAGACTACGCTGATTGTCCTTGCAGTAAGTATTGTAATGGCGCTTGCGTTATGGGGTATCGACGGCATTATGGTCCGTCTTGTTGCGTTCATAACCGGGTTATAG
- the tuf gene encoding elongation factor Tu — translation MSKEKFERTKPHVNVGTIGHVDHGKTTLTAAICTTLAKVYGGEAKDFASIDNAPEERERGITIATSHVEYDTPTRHYAHVDCPGHADYVKNMITGAAQMDGGILVVAATDGPMPQTREHILLGRQVGIPYIIVFMNKCDMVDDEELLELVEMEVRELLSEYEFPGDDLPVIQGSALGALNGEKQWEDKIVELAEALDSYIPEPERAVDQPFLLPIEDVFSIQGRGTVVTGRIERGILRVGDEVEIVGIKETTTTTCTGVEMFRKLLDEGRAGENVGALLRGTKRDEVERGQVLAAPGSINPHTKFESEVYVLSKDEGGRHTPFFKGYRPQFYFRTTDVTGDISLPEGVEMVMPGDNIQMKVELIAPIAMDEGLRFAIREGGRTVGAGVVAKIFD, via the coding sequence ATGTCTAAAGAAAAATTTGAACGTACGAAACCGCACGTAAACGTTGGTACTATCGGCCACGTTGACCACGGTAAAACAACTCTAACAGCTGCAATCTGTACTACTCTTGCAAAAGTGTACGGCGGTGAAGCGAAAGACTTCGCATCTATCGATAACGCTCCAGAAGAGCGTGAGCGCGGTATCACAATCGCAACTTCTCACGTTGAGTACGATACTCCAACTCGTCACTACGCACACGTAGACTGTCCAGGACACGCGGATTATGTTAAGAACATGATCACTGGTGCTGCACAGATGGACGGTGGTATCCTAGTTGTTGCTGCAACTGACGGCCCAATGCCTCAGACTCGTGAGCACATCCTACTAGGCCGTCAGGTTGGTATCCCATACATCATCGTATTCATGAACAAGTGTGACATGGTTGACGATGAAGAGCTTCTAGAGCTAGTAGAAATGGAAGTTCGTGAACTTCTATCTGAGTACGAATTCCCAGGTGATGACCTACCAGTTATCCAAGGTTCTGCACTAGGCGCTCTAAACGGCGAGAAGCAGTGGGAAGACAAAATCGTTGAGCTTGCTGAAGCACTAGACTCTTACATCCCAGAGCCAGAGCGTGCAGTAGACCAACCGTTCCTACTACCAATCGAAGACGTATTCTCGATCCAAGGTCGTGGTACTGTTGTAACTGGTCGTATCGAGCGCGGTATCCTACGCGTAGGTGACGAAGTAGAAATCGTTGGTATCAAAGAGACTACAACGACTACTTGTACTGGTGTTGAGATGTTCCGTAAGCTTCTTGACGAAGGTCGTGCTGGTGAGAACGTTGGTGCACTTCTACGTGGTACTAAGCGTGACGAAGTTGAACGTGGTCAAGTTCTTGCAGCTCCTGGTTCAATCAACCCACACACTAAGTTCGAGTCTGAAGTATACGTACTTTCTAAAGACGAAGGCGGCCGTCATACTCCGTTCTTCAAAGGCTACCGTCCACAGTTCTACTTCCGTACAACTGACGTAACTGGTGACATCTCTCTACCTGAAGGCGTAGAAATGGTAATGCCAGGCGACAACATCCAAATGAAAGTTGAGCTAATCGCTCCAATCGCAATGGATGAAGGTCTACGTTTCGCTATCCGTGAAGGTGGCCGTACAGTAGGTGCTGGTGTTGTTGCTAAGATCTTCGACTAA